Proteins encoded together in one Synechococcus sp. A15-62 window:
- a CDS encoding EamA family transporter translates to MTGVLAALGAAMAWTGASALWRSLSGRMSAIRLNAMKNGLASLLFLPVLLTLPHHTEAHAVLLLLISGLIGIAAGDSFYLGALRRLGTRRTLTVEASGPVLASIAGVLVMGDSVGVRNAVGALLVSSAVVLIAMQAKETSQRSRAAIAAEHSPGLLLALAAVICGLSGAFLARHVLISSDLTPLQTASIRLLGGWLGLLPFLSGIWRQTKLKRREQWKLVLATVVGTNGGILLQQVVLQTMPVGEGVTLMATAPVMALFVGRMEGDPIQLSGVAAAGLALAGVACTSL, encoded by the coding sequence ATGACGGGTGTACTGGCGGCCCTGGGAGCGGCCATGGCCTGGACGGGAGCCAGTGCACTTTGGAGGTCGCTATCGGGGCGGATGTCGGCGATCCGGCTTAACGCCATGAAAAACGGCTTGGCCAGCCTGCTGTTTCTGCCGGTTCTGCTCACACTTCCGCACCACACCGAAGCCCATGCCGTTCTGCTGCTGTTGATCAGCGGCTTGATCGGCATTGCGGCCGGCGACAGTTTCTATCTCGGGGCGTTGCGGCGGCTCGGCACCCGACGGACCCTCACCGTGGAAGCCAGCGGACCGGTGCTGGCCAGCATCGCTGGGGTGCTGGTGATGGGTGACAGCGTGGGAGTGAGGAACGCTGTCGGTGCGCTTTTGGTTTCAAGCGCGGTGGTTCTCATTGCCATGCAGGCGAAAGAGACAAGCCAACGGAGCCGGGCTGCCATCGCTGCTGAGCACAGCCCAGGGTTGCTGTTGGCTCTCGCAGCCGTGATCTGCGGGTTGAGCGGAGCCTTTCTGGCCCGTCATGTGCTGATCAGCAGCGACCTCACCCCATTGCAGACGGCATCCATCCGGCTGCTGGGCGGTTGGCTTGGTCTGCTCCCCTTCCTCAGCGGGATCTGGAGACAAACCAAGCTGAAGCGACGGGAGCAATGGAAACTTGTGCTCGCCACTGTGGTCGGAACCAACGGCGGAATCCTGTTGCAACAGGTGGTGCTGCAAACGATGCCCGTTGGAGAAGGGGTGACGCTGATGGCCACGGCGCCAGTGATGGCTCTTTTTGTGGGACGAATGGAGGGAGACCCGATTCAGCTCTCCGGCGTGGCTGCCGCGGGGCTGGCCTTGGCCGGTGTGGCCTGCACCAGCCTCTGA
- a CDS encoding DUF389 domain-containing protein has protein sequence MLGQLLESLSGHLAVHLESRVPCTELYEARIASSKPSLGFFILLISSAVIATLGLISNSTAVVIGAMIVAPLMDPILSLAFGLAVSDGRLIRRSAVTVGFGVLAVVGTASLISWGLGVSYVQSEITGRTSPNLIDLGIAIAAAVAGSFSMTRKQLSNSIAGVAIAVALVPPLCVSGIGLTLGSEMVAVFGRGTVAGLTNQIAEGSFLLFLANLIGITVTSLMVFLVQRYGSLRTCWRNLLVWLGLLSMPLSSALHDFSVRQQMDAVFAHVKSGRLKRVAIAQGNPRLWSRVRLTYSNVSVVDNKATLDLVLNAPEDFLNQSVMNSLNQQMLNRAKEFGVDDLDMNISVIPNRVYKFDN, from the coding sequence GTGCTGGGGCAATTGCTGGAGAGCCTGTCGGGACATTTGGCGGTTCATCTTGAAAGTCGTGTTCCGTGCACGGAGCTGTACGAAGCGCGGATCGCCTCATCCAAGCCGTCACTTGGTTTTTTCATCCTTCTGATCAGTTCTGCGGTGATCGCCACCCTGGGGCTGATTTCCAACAGCACGGCAGTTGTGATCGGGGCCATGATCGTCGCCCCGCTGATGGATCCCATCCTCAGCCTGGCCTTTGGTTTGGCGGTCAGTGACGGAAGATTGATCCGCCGTTCCGCCGTCACCGTTGGTTTTGGCGTATTGGCGGTCGTCGGAACCGCATCGTTGATCAGTTGGGGGCTTGGCGTCAGCTATGTGCAGTCGGAGATCACTGGCCGCACGTCTCCGAACCTGATCGATCTCGGTATCGCCATTGCGGCCGCTGTTGCCGGGTCGTTTTCGATGACCCGCAAACAATTGTCGAATTCGATTGCCGGGGTGGCGATTGCTGTTGCCCTGGTGCCACCGCTGTGTGTCAGCGGCATCGGCCTCACCCTCGGCTCGGAAATGGTGGCTGTGTTTGGTCGTGGAACGGTGGCAGGTCTCACCAATCAGATCGCGGAAGGTTCGTTTCTGCTTTTTCTGGCAAACCTGATCGGCATCACCGTCACCAGCCTTATGGTGTTTTTGGTGCAGCGTTACGGCTCATTGCGCACTTGTTGGCGCAACCTTCTGGTTTGGCTGGGATTGCTCAGCATGCCGCTGTCATCGGCATTGCATGATTTCAGTGTGCGGCAGCAGATGGATGCCGTGTTTGCTCATGTCAAATCTGGGCGACTCAAACGTGTTGCCATCGCCCAAGGAAACCCGAGATTGTGGTCAAGGGTTCGTCTGACGTACAGCAACGTCAGCGTTGTTGATAACAAAGCAACGCTTGATCTCGTCCTAAATGCGCCCGAAGACTTCTTGAATCAGTCCGTGATGAATTCTCTTAATCAACAGATGTTGAATCGTGCTAAAGAATTTGGCGTCGATGATCTTGATATGAACATCAGTGTGATCCCCAATCGTGTGTATAAGTTTGACAATTAG